A window of the Candidatus Omnitrophota bacterium genome harbors these coding sequences:
- a CDS encoding MerR family transcriptional regulator — MTSAKRIRLEKGLMKVGEIAEEAGVMPSTVKFYTAEGLLDVVDRTMGGYRLYDRDKTVRRVIAIRQMTSRRLSLSELKPEQN, encoded by the coding sequence TGACAAGCGCAAAGAGGATCCGTTTGGAGAAGGGTTTGATGAAGGTCGGCGAGATTGCCGAGGAAGCGGGCGTAATGCCGTCCACGGTGAAGTTTTACACCGCTGAGGGGCTTCTGGATGTGGTAGACCGCACAATGGGCGGCTACCGTCTTTACGACAGGGACAAGACCGTCAGAAGGGTTATCGCCATCCGTCAGATGACATCCCGCCGTCTTTCTCTTTCCGAACTAAAGCCGGAGCAGAACTAA